TCCATTTGTCAATGAGTGATCCAAATAAATCTGTTTATATATAGACATCTGTTATGATAGTGGAAtttttcttaatatatatatatatatatatatatatatatatatatatatacttgcttACTTTATAAATTCTTCTATCAATTTCATTTGTCAATGAGTATCCAAATAAAATAGTTTATAAATAGATATCTTTCATGGAAATGGAGTTTTCCTTAAAAGTTTGTATATTAATTTCACCATTATATATAGAGAGAGTGAGAGTAAGCGTAAGCGCTAACAACTCATTTCTTCTAAAATGCTTACTTTATAAATTCTTCTATCAATTTCATCTGTCAATGAGTGATCTAAATAAAACAAAAGACATTTTTATGATACTGAAGTTTTCATTAAAAAATCATATATCAATTTCACCTGTCTCTAGTGATCCAAGTTAAACAGTTTATAAATAGACATCTTTTACGATAATGAAATTTTCCTTAAAAACTTGTATATCAATTTTAGCCCCAATGAGTGATCCAAATTAAACTATTATAAACACCTTTCATTACTTGTATATCAATTTCAATAGATGTTTTAATGATAATGGAGTTTTCCTATAGCATTTCAATCGACTTTTGCATGTCTTTTCTTGAATGCAGATAAATTTTTCCAGCTCTCTAGCTCTCCAAAATATTATTTAAAGCAACTCAATACCCCGAGTCAATCTGAGAATACTTGAATCCTAGAGAAATTGAAGCTATCTTCCTTTCATTACAcgatgacatccacaacacatgttgGGTTTAATCATCTTGAACACAATGCTGTGGAGAAACTCATGTCCAATGGACGCAATCATCCTGATGTTCAGGATAAGTCTGTTTTTCCTCCGGGTCAACGTCCCGACATGTCCCAGGTCTGTCATTCTTATACATTTCCAGTCATAGACCTCAAAGATCTGGATGGGCCTCATAGAATAAAGGTAGTCAATGAGATTAAGCGGCCATGCGAGGAGGATGGCTTCTTTCAAGTAAACATCAACATTTATTTTGTTCTTTCTCCTTTATCTGAGCATGACCTAAATTTTATATGGATTATTCAGATCATGAATCATGGAGTGTCAGAAACTGTGATGAAAAGCATGATGGACATTGCCAAAGAGTTTTTTGAAATGCCTGTAGAAGACAGGGTAAGTCTCTATTCAGAGGACGCACAGCAGGCTGTCTTGGTTTCTACAAGCTTTAATGTCACCAAAGATGAATTCTTTGAGTGGAAGGATTATCTAAGACACCCATGTCATCCGCTGGAGAAATTTATTAATTCATGGTCTCAAAAGCCTGCAGTTTACAGGTAGTGACAAAAAactgaaaagaaaaataaatacaaaGAAAGTTTTTCACAGGATTTCACCAAAAAGTGTGTATGTCTATGACCCCTTTTTTTCTCGTTTCACTTTCTTGAAACAGAGAGGTTGCAGGGAAGTATTGCAAGGAGATAAGAGTACTGGTTCTAAGGCTTCTGGCTGCAATTTCTGAAGCTCTTGGACAAGATTCTGATTATTTGAATGCAAACTTTGGAAGCTCTTGGACAAGATTCTGATTATTTGAATGCAATCTTTGGAAAGCATAGCCAGGAACTGCAGATAAATTACTATCCTTCATGCCCAAATCCAGATCTTGCCCTTGGCGCATCACCTCATTCAGATTCAGGTGGCCTTACTGTTTTGATGCAAGGAGATGTGAGTGGCCTGCAAGTGCTAAAAGATGGGAAATGGTTTGCAGTAGAACCAATACCCAATGCCTTTGTGGTGAATGTTGCTGATCAAATTAAGGTTTATAGTAGTATAAATGTTATTCACTGTATACAAACTTCCTCTGTTCAAAACTTGTTTTGCGAGGactggattttgaattgtttttgtgTGAGTTTTTATTAGGTTGTTAGCAATGGAAGATTCAAAAGCGCCAAGCACAGGGCCATAACCAATACCACCACTGCACGCATATCTATTCCCACATTCTATGGGCCTTCCTGTGATTCCTTCATTGCTCCTGCAACATCTATGGTGGATGAGGAGCATCCGGCTTTATACAGAGGATATAAATTTGAAGAATACATGAGGATATTCTGGAGCAAAGGTTTGATGAGCAAGAGCATTTTGGATCGCTTCAAGATCGAAACCAGTCCATGATTGAAAAGTGTGGTATATAACTGATGTTATTGGAACATACATACACGCTGGTATGGACAGTGGACACTAGC
This genomic stretch from Cryptomeria japonica chromosome 8, Sugi_1.0, whole genome shotgun sequence harbors:
- the LOC131046796 gene encoding protein DMR6-LIKE OXYGENASE 2-like gives rise to the protein MTSTTHVGFNHLEHNAVEKLMSNGRNHPDVQDKSVFPPGQRPDMSQIMNHGVSETVMKSMMDIAKEFFEMPVEDRVSLYSEDAQQAVLVSTSFNVTKDEFFEWKDYLRHPCHPLEKFINSWSQKPAVYREVAGKYCKEIRVLVLRLLAAISEALGQDSDYLNANFGRKHSQELQINYYPSCPNPDLALGASPHSDSGGLTVLMQGDVSGLQVLKDGKWFAVEPIPNAFVVNVADQIKVVSNGRFKSAKHRAITNTTTARISIPTFYGPSCDSFIAPATSMVDEEHPALYRGYKFEEYMRIFWSKGLMSKSILDRFKIETSP